One region of Emys orbicularis isolate rEmyOrb1 chromosome 4, rEmyOrb1.hap1, whole genome shotgun sequence genomic DNA includes:
- the TNNI1 gene encoding troponin I, slow skeletal muscle isoform X1, whose amino-acid sequence MSLHLKCLFFCPFPPQRKSKITASRKLMLKSLMLAKAKEAWEQDQVDKQGEKERYLAERITPLRTSGLSFSQLQDLCRELHEKVEIVDEERYDIEAKCIHNTREIKNLKLKVLDLRGKFKRPPLRRVRVSADAMLRALLGSKHKVSMDLRANLKSVKKEDTEKERPVEVGDWRKNVEAMSGMEGRKKMFDAAKSPTGQ is encoded by the exons ATGAGTTtgcatttaaaatgtcttttcttttgtcctttccctcCACAGAGAAAGTCCAAGATCACAGCCTCGCGCAAACTCATGTTGAAG AGTTTGATGCTAGCCAAAGCCAAGGAAGCATGGGAACAAGATCAAGTGGACAAGCAAGGGGAGAAGGAGAGATACCTGGCTGAGCGGATCACACCGCTGCGGACCAGTGGGCTGTCCTTCAGCCAGCTGCAG GATCTGTGCAGGGAGCTGCACGAGAAGGTAGAAATCGTGGATGAGGAGCGGTACGACATCGAAGCCAAATGCATCCACAACACCAGAGAG ATCAAAAACCTGAAGCTGAAAGTGCTCGACCTGCGGGGGAAGTTCAAGCGCCCCCCGCTGCGCCGTGTCCGCGTCTCCGCTGACGCCATGCTGCGGGCCCTGCTCGGCTCCAAGCACAAAGTCTCCATGGACCTGAGAGCCAACCTGAAATCTGTCAAGAAGGAGGACACAGAGAAG GAGCGCCCTGTGGAAGTGGGCGACTGGCGTAAGAACGTGGAGGCCATGTCGGGCATGGAGGGCAGGAAGAAGATGTTTGATGCTGCCAAATCTCCGACAGGCCAGTGA
- the TNNI1 gene encoding troponin I, slow skeletal muscle isoform X2, which translates to MNNFRERKSKITASRKLMLKSLMLAKAKEAWEQDQVDKQGEKERYLAERITPLRTSGLSFSQLQDLCRELHEKVEIVDEERYDIEAKCIHNTREIKNLKLKVLDLRGKFKRPPLRRVRVSADAMLRALLGSKHKVSMDLRANLKSVKKEDTEKERPVEVGDWRKNVEAMSGMEGRKKMFDAAKSPTGQ; encoded by the exons ATGAACAACTTCAGGGAG AGAAAGTCCAAGATCACAGCCTCGCGCAAACTCATGTTGAAG AGTTTGATGCTAGCCAAAGCCAAGGAAGCATGGGAACAAGATCAAGTGGACAAGCAAGGGGAGAAGGAGAGATACCTGGCTGAGCGGATCACACCGCTGCGGACCAGTGGGCTGTCCTTCAGCCAGCTGCAG GATCTGTGCAGGGAGCTGCACGAGAAGGTAGAAATCGTGGATGAGGAGCGGTACGACATCGAAGCCAAATGCATCCACAACACCAGAGAG ATCAAAAACCTGAAGCTGAAAGTGCTCGACCTGCGGGGGAAGTTCAAGCGCCCCCCGCTGCGCCGTGTCCGCGTCTCCGCTGACGCCATGCTGCGGGCCCTGCTCGGCTCCAAGCACAAAGTCTCCATGGACCTGAGAGCCAACCTGAAATCTGTCAAGAAGGAGGACACAGAGAAG GAGCGCCCTGTGGAAGTGGGCGACTGGCGTAAGAACGTGGAGGCCATGTCGGGCATGGAGGGCAGGAAGAAGATGTTTGATGCTGCCAAATCTCCGACAGGCCAGTGA